A window from Sphingobacterium hotanense encodes these proteins:
- a CDS encoding RNA polymerase sigma factor encodes MDNIYLDKILSGDRHAFRYFISNYKDMAFSVAISMVKNELFAEEVVQDSFVEAYLSLASFKKQAKFSTWFYKIVVRTAYKYRQKNKISDIEFVIEKHDQSAFENIEQQLLQKEQNQIINEALLKIPANESLLLRLFYLEELSVKEIVEITGWTESNSKVILHRARKSLSTVMKGLTLNLNYGS; translated from the coding sequence ATGGATAATATTTACCTCGATAAAATATTGTCCGGAGATCGCCATGCTTTTAGGTATTTCATAAGTAACTATAAGGACATGGCATTTTCCGTTGCTATTTCCATGGTAAAGAATGAGCTCTTTGCAGAAGAAGTCGTACAAGACTCTTTCGTTGAAGCATATTTATCGCTCGCCAGCTTCAAAAAACAGGCAAAATTCAGCACTTGGTTCTATAAAATCGTCGTGCGAACGGCTTATAAATATAGGCAGAAGAACAAGATCAGCGATATTGAGTTTGTCATTGAGAAGCATGATCAATCAGCATTTGAAAATATCGAGCAGCAATTACTCCAAAAAGAACAGAACCAAATTATTAACGAAGCATTACTGAAAATCCCTGCAAACGAGAGTCTACTATTAAGACTATTTTATTTGGAAGAATTAAGCGTGAAGGAAATTGTAGAAATAACCGGCTGGACAGAAAGCAATAGTAAGGTGATTTTACACCGCGCTCGGAAGAGCCTAAGCACCGTCATGAAAGGTCTCACTTTAAATTTAAATTATGGAAGCTAA
- a CDS encoding LacI family DNA-binding transcriptional regulator, which yields MRITLKDIAKALNLSASTVSKALSDSYEISAETKKTVKEYAAKHNFRPNKVAQNLKTGKTNTVGVVLCNISNNFVAQLLDGIQTASEAANYDIIIMQSRNQEMLEKQAIEVLRMRGIDGLLLTPMASDSSERELRELQDDGIPVVLVDRTFHSLETHKVGANNFDGAYQATIHLADRGKNRIMHITGRGLGVSKERFKGFLAGLEDSKLKFIPELNLEIDYAGQPIEELIKENLVPILKSEARPDAIFCATDEITSRTLGVLADLEIAVPKDIAVIGFSNTPNANALNPALSAVVQPARKMGELGFQKLTEMINSKNKEVTFETIALDTELVIRKSSL from the coding sequence ATGAGAATTACCTTAAAAGACATTGCCAAGGCTTTGAATCTGTCTGCATCTACTGTTTCAAAAGCTTTGTCGGATAGTTATGAAATTAGTGCAGAGACCAAGAAGACTGTTAAGGAGTATGCGGCGAAGCATAACTTTCGTCCTAATAAAGTAGCGCAGAATCTCAAAACCGGAAAAACCAATACGGTTGGGGTCGTATTATGTAACATCAGCAATAACTTTGTCGCGCAGTTGCTCGACGGCATACAGACCGCATCAGAGGCCGCTAATTACGATATTATTATTATGCAAAGCCGCAATCAGGAGATGCTGGAAAAGCAAGCGATAGAAGTATTGCGCATGCGTGGTATTGATGGGCTGCTGTTGACTCCGATGGCGTCTGATTCAAGCGAAAGGGAACTAAGGGAGCTGCAGGATGACGGAATACCTGTAGTATTGGTGGATCGCACTTTTCATAGTCTAGAGACGCATAAAGTCGGCGCAAATAATTTTGATGGAGCCTATCAGGCGACCATACACTTAGCGGATCGTGGAAAAAACCGTATTATGCATATTACCGGCCGTGGTCTTGGGGTGAGCAAAGAACGTTTTAAAGGATTTCTTGCTGGTTTAGAAGATTCTAAACTTAAATTTATTCCCGAATTGAATCTAGAAATCGACTATGCGGGTCAACCCATCGAAGAATTGATCAAGGAGAATTTGGTGCCGATTTTAAAATCGGAGGCGCGGCCAGATGCGATATTCTGTGCTACTGACGAAATCACATCGCGTACATTAGGCGTATTGGCCGATTTAGAAATTGCCGTTCCGAAGGATATTGCAGTCATTGGTTTTTCGAATACCCCGAATGCGAATGCACTTAATCCGGCGCTTTCGGCCGTAGTCCAACCGGCAAGGAAGATGGGGGAGCTTGGTTTTCAGAAACTAACCGAGATGATCAACTCCAAAAATAAGGAAGTTACCTTCGAAACAATTGCACTCGATACGGAGTTGGTTATACGGAAATCGTCTTTATAA